From Deinococcus planocerae, one genomic window encodes:
- a CDS encoding CinA family nicotinamide mononucleotide deamidase-related protein, giving the protein MLLAEIISVGTELLLGEIVDSNAAYLARELAARGVTLHRKSVLGDNLGRVTEAIRLALSRADLVIMGGGLGPTDDDLTREAIAAVMGETPEVDPELLAWLEGLFTSRGRVMPDLNRKQAWLIPSAEALPNAVGTAPGWFVRTGGKIIVALPGPPREMQRMWRDQVLPRLPLPDQALHAVTIHTQGIGESNVAELLGELTRQANPSVATYARRTGVDVRVAASAPTLDEAQALAAPVLETVRTMLARWTWGEDADTLAGAVTRALGGRTLGVIEAGSGGALCLSLADEPGFLDAAITEDHARLITLGLTPVTLSTHGVVSEDGARELAARAREHLGADVGLAVVTATRGEHAGHTYVAISADGMEKVSVLNWPGDAGQVRERAATAALALAFRALRPREVGSAGGNA; this is encoded by the coding sequence ATGCTGCTAGCAGAAATTATCAGCGTGGGAACGGAGCTGCTGCTCGGCGAGATCGTCGACAGCAACGCCGCTTACCTTGCGCGGGAACTCGCGGCGCGCGGGGTGACCCTGCACCGCAAGAGCGTGCTGGGCGACAACCTGGGGCGGGTGACGGAGGCCATCCGCCTCGCCCTGTCCCGTGCCGACCTCGTGATCATGGGCGGCGGCCTCGGCCCCACCGACGACGACCTGACCCGCGAGGCCATCGCCGCCGTCATGGGCGAAACGCCGGAGGTGGACCCGGAGCTGCTGGCGTGGCTGGAAGGCCTGTTCACCAGCCGGGGCCGCGTGATGCCGGACCTCAACCGCAAGCAGGCGTGGTTGATCCCGAGCGCGGAGGCCCTGCCCAACGCCGTCGGCACCGCGCCCGGCTGGTTCGTGCGGACGGGGGGCAAGATTATCGTCGCCCTGCCCGGCCCGCCGCGCGAGATGCAGCGGATGTGGCGCGATCAGGTCCTCCCCCGCCTTCCCCTGCCCGATCAGGCCCTCCACGCCGTGACCATCCACACCCAGGGCATCGGGGAGAGCAACGTCGCGGAGCTGTTGGGCGAGCTGACGCGGCAGGCGAACCCGAGCGTCGCGACCTATGCGCGGCGGACGGGGGTGGACGTGCGCGTCGCGGCGAGTGCGCCCACCCTGGATGAGGCGCAGGCCCTCGCCGCCCCCGTGCTGGAGACGGTCAGGACGATGCTCGCCCGCTGGACGTGGGGGGAGGACGCGGACACCCTCGCCGGGGCCGTCACGCGCGCCCTGGGTGGCCGCACCCTCGGCGTGATCGAGGCGGGGAGCGGCGGCGCCCTGTGCCTCTCCCTGGCCGACGAGCCCGGCTTCCTCGACGCGGCGATCACCGAGGACCACGCGCGGTTGATCACGCTGGGACTGACGCCCGTCACGCTGAGCACGCACGGTGTCGTCAGCGAGGACGGGGCGCGCGAGTTGGCGGCGAGGGCACGGGAACATCTGGGGGCGGACGTGGGGCTGGCCGTCGTGACCGCCACACGCGGTGAGCACGCCGGGCACACCTACGTCGCCATCAGCGCGGACGGGATGGAGAAGGTCAGTGTCCTCAACTGGCCCGGGGACGCCGGACAGGTGCGCGAGCGGGCTGCCACCGCCGCCCTCGCCCTCGCGTTCCGGGCACTGCGACCGCGGGAAGTGGGCTCGGCGGGGGGGAACGCGTGA